From a region of the Paralichthys olivaceus isolate ysfri-2021 chromosome 4, ASM2471397v2, whole genome shotgun sequence genome:
- the znf703 gene encoding zinc finger protein 703 yields the protein MRDLPGGAQPLLRNQSPERSAADASGYPHRTRAERPYVPSLATCPSPSDPLRQAKRLPIRIVRMLTAHSGHLLHPEYLQPLTSAPVSIELDAKKSPLALLAQTCSQIGKPDPPSSSKLASLSSGSLGDKESSSRSSKSGEQHQSPEDKSSFKPYSKSSGGDGRKDVLVTKGPSDKQAFRVPNGNSSGNSASCPSFSSHSQSPSSSSPPLHTQSQPHRQSHSPSTQPPPHSQAPHMDNKLGSSELASSDTNHSSAGKKDSDATKSGMDGAQLANSSHVRASANSSNASSASSPRPESKADLQASSQSGLGSGHIAPVSPFKPGHSVFPLPPATMGYHGSIVGAYAGYPSQFVHSLDHTKSSLGIGLQGKHPSSSPLTGASPPSLMQGLCRDPYCLTYPNAHHLGGSNCTTCVHDPSNFKSGFPLVYPSHHLHSLHSGALSSSTTPSLSHPLYTYGFMLPNEPLPHACNWVSVGGPCDKRFSTSEELLAHLRTHTALHGMVDSKLLSAYPSSVSSTASCHLHLPPHSSPGTLPSSFSLRGSPGLGLARYHPYSKSHLPGAPGLPMPSLTSSSAYYSPYALYSQRLGSASALGYQ from the exons ATGAGAGATCTCCCCGGTGGAGCTCAACCGCTTTTACGCAACCAGTCCCCGGAGCGCAGCGCCGCCGACGCCAGCGGTTATCCACACCGGACAAGAGCGGAGCGACCGTACGTTCCCTCACTCGCAACTTGTCCGTCTCCCTCGGATCCCTTGCGTCAGGCTAAGAGGCTTCCCATCCGGATCGTCAGGATGTTGACGGCGCACAGCGGCCACTTGCTGCACCCGGAGTATCTCCAGCCCCTCACATCCGCGCCAGTCAGCATCGAa CTGGATGCCAAGAAGAGTCCTTTGGCTCTGCTGGCCCAGACCTGCTCTCAGATTGGCAAACCTgaccccccctcttcctccaagttggcctccctctcctcagGCAGCCTGGGGGATAAGGAGTCATCCAGCCGCTCGTCCAAGTCTGGAGAGCAGCACCAGTCCCCGGAGGACAAATCCAGCTTCAAGCCTTACTCCAAGTCATCAGGCGGTGACGGTCGCAAGGATGTTCTAGTGACAAAGGGGCCTTCTGATAAACAAGCTTTCAGGGTGCCAAATGGAAACTCCAGTGGTAACAGTGCTTCTTGTCCGTCCTTTTCCTCCCATTCCCAGTCACCCAGCTCCAGCTCTCCTCCACTGCACACTCAGAGCCAGCCCCACAGACAAAGCCATTCCCCCTCCACGCAGCCCCCACCACACTCACAAGCCCCTCACATGGACAACAAACTTGGGAGCTCAGAGCTGGCCAGCTCGGACACCAACCACAGCAGTGCTGGCAAAAAAGACTCAGATGCGACTAAATCAGGGATGGATGGGGCTCAGTTAGCCAACTCAAGCCACGTACGGGCCAGTGCCAACTCCAGCAATGCTAGTTCTGCCAGCAGCCCACGGCCGGAGAGCAAGGCTGACCTGCAGGCCTCTTCACAGTCTGGCCTGGGCTCAGGGCACATCGCTCCTGTCTCCCCTTTTAAGCCAGGACACTCTGTCTTCCCCTTGCCTCCTGCTACCATGGGCTACCATGGTTCCATTGTGGGAGCCTACGCTGGCTACCCCTCTCAGTTTGTGCACAGTTTGGATCATACCAAGTCTAGTTTAGGGATTGGACTTCAGGGGAAGCACCCCAGCTCAAGCCCACTCACTGGAGCCTCACCTCCATCTTTAATGCAGGGCTTATGTCGGGACCCATACTGTCTGACTTATCCCAATGCACACCATCTAGGAGGTAGTAACTGCACCACCTGTGTTCACGATCCCTCAAACTTTAAGTCTGGTTTCCCCTTGGTTTACCCTTCACATCATCTTCACTCCTTACATTCCGGCGCTCTGTCCTCCAGCACCACCCCCTCCCTTTCCCACCCCCTCTACACGTATGGTTTCATGCTCCCCAATGAACCTCTGCCTCATGCCTGTAACTGGGTGTCTGTTGGAGGTCCTTGTGACAAGCGTTTTTCCACATCAGAGGAGCTACTAGCACACCTGCGTACCCACACAGCCCTGCATGGGATGGTGGACAGTAAGCTGTTGTCAGCTTACCCGTCATCGGTTTCATCGACAGCCTCTTGCCACCTGCACCTGCCCCCACACAGCAGCCCAGGTACTCTGCCCAGTTCCTTCTCCCTCCGAGGCTCCCCTGGTTTGGGCCTGGCTCGGTACCATCCCTACAGCAAATCCCACCTGCCCGGAGCCCCAGGACTTCCTATGCCAtccctcacttcctcctcagcGTATTACTCCCCCTATGCCCTCTATAGTCAGAGACTGGGCTCAGCCTCAGCCCTTGGATACCAGTGA